The Planctomycetaceae bacterium genome includes the window GTGCTGAGGATCGACCGAAAAACAGGCGGAACGCTGGCCGTACTTTATAACTTCGCGTGCCATCCAATACAGGGTGTCCCTGGCGCGAAGAACACAGCGGATATCACAGGATTTGCTTCTGAGGTGATTGAACAGAATCTCAGCGATGATCATGGTGAAGCGGTTGCACTTTTCTTTCAGGGGTGTGGTGGTGACATCAACCCAATCGCTTACAAGGATGTCGCCGCTCCGAGAGATGCACGACCGCTGGGGAATCAACTGGGGCTTAGTACACTGAAGGTCATTCGAAGTATCCAATGCGGTGATGAATCAAATGTACGTTTGAATCATACAAAGCTTGTGCTTCCGAGAGCTGATCTGGTCGACCGAATCCGTCGGCTGGAGCAGGAGCAGCAGACGTTGATGCAAAGTCTTCGCGGCACAAGTCTGAACCTGAAGACATTCATTCCGCTGCTGGTGCAATATCGGATCGATCCGGAACACCCCTCATATTATTCGCACCGCTATCTGCGCGAGCAGGCGACAGGCTCAAATGCCGTCCATCACCTGGACGTTGAAAATCGCGGAAACATTGAGGCTTACATTCGCAATATCCACATCATGGAAGAACTGACACGCATGCAAACCAATCTGGCGCTGTTGAAGAAGCATCAGGCTCAGAACGTAGCGGCCGGAAGTCGTACCGTAGATGTTGAAGTCGCTGCGATTCGTATCAACGATTTTCGATTGCTGACGTTTCCCGGTGAATTGACATGCCAGATTGGACTGAACATCAAACAGGCGGTGGAACACGATCAAACATTCATCGCTGGTTATACGAATGGGTACATCTATTACTGCCCAACTGCGGAGCAATTACAGAATGTCGGCGGCGCGCAGGAGGACAGCGATTGCATTCTGGCACCGGAATGGCAGCAGATGTTTGAGTTGCATGCCACTGGCATACTGAAGAACCTGGACTGACTGAGCTTCGAGCGACGGCTACGTCTGATGCTGACCTGACATTTTCTGCTGTGCAGACCGCTTTCGACTGTGGATTGAAGGCTAATACCCTGTTGAAAAACGGGACTGGCCCGAGCTGGAGACGTGAAAACACGACGGTTGACCGCCGACCAGCGTGCCTGTCCCGATTTTTCAACGGACAGCTAAGCTAAACGGGGGATTTTGAGTTTGTCAGAAATCTGACAGCTTCTGAAAGATGACATGAAACATTGAGTCAGCATTCGTGCGAAGCGGCGGGCGTCTGAAACATTCGGTTTCGGCAAATGCCAAACTTCTGTATAGTCGGCCGCCGATTCTGCGGTTCCGGGTGCGAATTGTAAAAAGGGAGGGCCACCTTTGTCCGAATCAAGTCAAGCGTTCTGGTTTCGCCATCGAGATGGTTATTCGGTGATTGCCTTTCCAAAGGAACTCGGAACCGCTCATATGGGCGATATCAGGGACGCTGCTGTGAAGGTGATTGAGCAACTTGCAGCAGTAAAAACGCCATCCTGTGTGGTTGACCTCACTTCGCTCGATTATATGGGCAGTTCGCTTGTTGCATCCATCATTCGCATCTGGAAGTCCGTCAAGGAAAAAGGCGGACAAATGGTCGTGGTCGCCCCCAACCAGCAGATCGTGGAAGTTCTTCAGACCACTGGTCTGACGAAAGTCTGGACTGTGGTTGAGACATTTGAACTGGCTGTTCACTCCCTTGGCTATTCTCCAGAAGCCAGAGTCGAAAAACGTGAGCGTCGCATACTTGCGTTTGTGGGGCCCGCCGCTTTAGTTCTGGGGGCCATTACCATCGCAATACGTGTGCTGCCACATTTTGCCGCGATCAAACAAACAGCCACGGCACTTGTATATGGAATCATGGGGCTTTCCGTTGTTGCATCTGCCATCTCGACATTTCGCGAGTCCGGCTGGCGACGAGCCCTTTCCATCATTGTCTTCCTGATTGCTGCTCCGCTGCTCGGCTGGTTCGTTTGGTACGAAGAAGTTCGAATTCCTATCGACGATCTAACCCCTCCGTCCGAAGAATTCACTCTGCCACTCCCTCCGCTCAAATCTACCGAATCAGGCGATGAAACTTCTGTTGCCTCCGATGGTGAAGTTTCAGTCGAGGAGTCCTCAGGCGATGAAACTTCAGGCGATCAGGCAGGAAACAGGGCGACCAGGCCTCAGGACAGTGCCACTGACAACGCAGATACTCCGGACCGTCCCATGCTCAGGCTTGAGACAGCGGGCCAGGGCACGGCAGAAGCATCGTCTGTCACGCCTGATGAAGCAAAGACCGATCCCCCTGAGGGCGACGGCTCCGGAATCGAGCCATCGAAGTCTGGCGGACAAGCACCGCCGGCCCCTGCAATCGATGCACCCGATAAGCCCGCTTCAGCCGACATGCCGCCTCCGCAAGACAACAACGCATCTTCCTCGGATACAGCTCCAGCCGCGCCGCAAAGTGATCTGACTGTTGATGGATCGTCTCCAGGGGCGGGCACTCCGGTGGAATCCGTTGATTAGTTCCCGAAATCGCGGGATGCATCCCAATACGACCGACTGACGGGGCCAGTCGACATAACATCTGCCCGTGACGATAGTGCGTTTCCAGGACCGACCAGTCTCGTCCACCGAACAATTTCGCCAATTGAATCCGGAACCAAACTACAATGACAAACGACACGAATCGGTTAACGGCGAGCGAATCAGGGATGGCAACTCCACACGAAGGGTTGCGGGATGAACTTACCGAGCTGCTGGATGTTGTGGGCCCCGGCAAAGTGGGCGACGTTGTCCTGGAGCGAGCCTTTGAACTTAGCGCTACAGACCTGCATCTTGAACCCACGGGCGACGGTTTGCGAATTCGGATGCGGGTGGATGGTTTGCTTCATGAAATTGCCCGACTGCCGCAATCGGCCGCATCGCCCATGATATCACGATTCAAAGTTCTGGCCGGAATGGATATCACAGAACGCCGGTTTGCTCAGGATGGACATATTTCGCTGAACACCCGTCATGGCAAACGCGACGTGCGTGTCGGCAGTGGTCCGACAATCCACGGCGAACGCGTCGTCCTGCGACTGATGCCGGATCAGGAACACTTTACGCAACTGGATGGCCTTGGCTTTGACAATTCAGAACTCAGCGCAGTGCGCAGGTGTCTTGCTGCCCCATACGGTCTGATTCTTGTCGTCGGTCCGGTCGGTTCAGGAAAAAGCACCTCTGTGTATTCATTTCTTCAGGAACTGAATAGTCCCAACAAGAGTATTGTGACAATTGAAGATCCGGTTGAACGTCATCTCCCCGGCGCCTGCCAGATTCAGGTGGAACCCAAAATCGGTTTTAATTTTGCGGACGCTCTGCGCTGTGTTCTCCGGCAGGACCCGGACATCATGATGGTAGGCGAGATTCGCGATGCAGAAACAGCTCAGATCGCCTGTCGATCGGCACTCACCGGTGTCCTGGTACTCAGTACTCTGCACGCAAACAACACCGCATCGGCTATCGATGTTCTGCATAACTTTGGAGTGCCACGAATGGTCATCGCAGACTGCCTGCGAGGCATCATCTCTCAGCGTCTGGTTCTGAAGGTATGCGAAGAGCACCGGGAAGAATACATCCCTGATGAACCGGTCTGTCAGATGCTGGATGTCGATCCTTCGAATGCCGGAACCGTCAAACTGGTTCGCGGAATTCCCGCTGACAAAAACTTTCGCACAGGCTATTCGGGGCGGTGCGGCGTCTACGAAGTGATGGAAATTAACAAATCGCTGCAGAGGGGAATTCTGCAGGGCTCCTCTGCAACGGAACTCATGGAGCTCGCGGAACTGAACGGCATGAAAACACTTGCCCGCTCTATCCGCGACAAGGTTCTTGCGAGAGTGACATCAATGGATCAGTTCCACGCAACTGCGTTATCAATTGGCGAGTAATCGTTTCTGTCATGTCCCGTCGTGACAGCCCATTGAAGTAAGCGACCCGCAAAGTTAATTTTCGGCCGACTGTTGAGCGCCCCGAGGTCGCAGGGCGGAAGAACGCCGTGTGGTGGCAGCCTTCTCAGTCGCAGAGAGATGGCGGATTCAGAATCGACCTCAGTCCGCGTACCGCACTGGATTCCAGTCGTGAGACAATTCGCAGAGCTTATCAATCATCGTCCAGTCTTCACTGCACGCGACAATGCCGGGGTATCTGAGCATGTTCGCTCGGTTATCCATCCATAGTTCGCGGTAATGAACGGGTTCATGATTGTGAACCCAGACGGCGTCGCCGCCCAGCAAGCGGGCAATATGCATGGAAACCGGAAAATCATAGATGTTCGGCGAATGAATGAGTGATCCACCATACTTGCCCATCGCCATCAGTGGATAAATGCTTCCTTTCATCTCATCGGAAGTCCGGCCCTGATAGCCAAGTTGATCAACTTCCCGAGCACGCTGGGTGTCTCGATGCTGAAAGCCGATCAGATAGACTCCCTTACCCACGGGCGATCGATTCTTTGACAAGTCCGGCAATGCATCCAGAACCTGCCTTGCTGTTGCTTCCGGATTGTCTTCGCCACAGACCAGTTTATTCTGCGTGACTTCAACCCACGTCCCGAACTCACCCATTTCCGGCGCGAAGACGATGGAATAAAGCGGAGTATTGTCGTCGTGCAGATGGACGATGATTGAGTAACCATCGCCCGTTCTGTCCCGATATTGTTTCGTGCCATCAATGGGATCGATGGCGATCGCCATCGAGGCATCGTGACTGAACCGTGCCATGTCGCCCGTCTCTTCTTCTCCTTCAACTCGCACGGTCCGCAAAATGGGATCGGCATCACGAAGAGCTG containing:
- a CDS encoding STAS domain-containing protein, which encodes MSESSQAFWFRHRDGYSVIAFPKELGTAHMGDIRDAAVKVIEQLAAVKTPSCVVDLTSLDYMGSSLVASIIRIWKSVKEKGGQMVVVAPNQQIVEVLQTTGLTKVWTVVETFELAVHSLGYSPEARVEKRERRILAFVGPAALVLGAITIAIRVLPHFAAIKQTATALVYGIMGLSVVASAISTFRESGWRRALSIIVFLIAAPLLGWFVWYEEVRIPIDDLTPPSEEFTLPLPPLKSTESGDETSVASDGEVSVEESSGDETSGDQAGNRATRPQDSATDNADTPDRPMLRLETAGQGTAEASSVTPDEAKTDPPEGDGSGIEPSKSGGQAPPAPAIDAPDKPASADMPPPQDNNASSSDTAPAAPQSDLTVDGSSPGAGTPVESVD
- a CDS encoding GspE/PulE family protein, which translates into the protein MTNDTNRLTASESGMATPHEGLRDELTELLDVVGPGKVGDVVLERAFELSATDLHLEPTGDGLRIRMRVDGLLHEIARLPQSAASPMISRFKVLAGMDITERRFAQDGHISLNTRHGKRDVRVGSGPTIHGERVVLRLMPDQEHFTQLDGLGFDNSELSAVRRCLAAPYGLILVVGPVGSGKSTSVYSFLQELNSPNKSIVTIEDPVERHLPGACQIQVEPKIGFNFADALRCVLRQDPDIMMVGEIRDAETAQIACRSALTGVLVLSTLHANNTASAIDVLHNFGVPRMVIADCLRGIISQRLVLKVCEEHREEYIPDEPVCQMLDVDPSNAGTVKLVRGIPADKNFRTGYSGRCGVYEVMEINKSLQRGILQGSSATELMELAELNGMKTLARSIRDKVLARVTSMDQFHATALSIGE
- a CDS encoding inositol monophosphatase family protein; translation: MDTSEIISALQTALPPVMRWAGAVARRLRHFNIAVEGKSSGNANTDALTLADLSVQELLVAALRDADPILRTVRVEGEEETGDMARFSHDASMAIAIDPIDGTKQYRDRTGDGYSIIVHLHDDNTPLYSIVFAPEMGEFGTWVEVTQNKLVCGEDNPEATARQVLDALPDLSKNRSPVGKGVYLIGFQHRDTQRAREVDQLGYQGRTSDEMKGSIYPLMAMGKYGGSLIHSPNIYDFPVSMHIARLLGGDAVWVHNHEPVHYRELWMDNRANMLRYPGIVACSEDWTMIDKLCELSHDWNPVRYAD